A genomic stretch from Coregonus clupeaformis isolate EN_2021a unplaced genomic scaffold, ASM2061545v1 scaf0287, whole genome shotgun sequence includes:
- the LOC121562444 gene encoding zinc finger protein 436-like: MSKIQLLRVFLNKRLTAAAGEIFVLVEKTLAEIQDEVLRSKEENHRLQRLLDIKLLEGRSDLQQFTLSVSEVEAPPEQQHCEQEKTPSLGQEDPEPTQIKEEQGELGASQEEEQLQGLETHTIEFIFTPVCVKSDCDEDPTQPSHLYQAPKEGNREGDTLPNTTTEQIKTEPDGEDYRESEPTSDSQTLSAVNPDCSAAQSENSESVHSIKNAGAPSGFKPVKSKRKRMVKIQSSYINTKVRKSIELSNLKSSSQSNAAASCCKVCGKSFLYMGSLLKHVQTHIKDQEHLCGVCGMRFQSQQSMIDHHQTHIGARFSCQVCSKCFTTEYDMSVHMRIHTDEKEYQCPDCGKSYTQFGYLQVHMRSHTGEKPPFPCPDCDKGFHRSDHLKRHMRSHTEEKLYQCRDCGKGFSTASNLKTHLKIHIGDKSYHCRECGKQFISNGELKRHIRIHTGEKSFRCPDCGTGFSQNHHLKRHMGTHTREKAKGYSRKQDQ; this comes from the exons ATGTCTAAAATACAGTTGTTGAGAGTTTTTCTCAACAAGAGATTAACAGCTGCTGCTGGGGAGATATTCGTTTTAGTTGAGAAAACGCTAGCAGAGATTCAGGACGAAGTTCTTCGTTCAAAAGAAGAAAACCACCGTCTACAAAGGCTACTTGACATAAAGCTACTCGAAGGCAGATCAG ACCTACAGCAGTTCACCCTCTCAGTCTCCGAAGTGGAGGCACCccctgagcagcagcactgtgagcaggagAAAACCCCCAGTCTGGGGCAGGAAGACCCAGAGcccacacagattaaagaggaacaggGGGAACTCGGGGCCAGTCaagaggaagagcagcttcaagGACTTGAGACACATACCATAGAGTTCATATTCACTCCTGTCTGTGTGAAAAGTGACTGTGATGAGGACCCAACTCAGCCCTCACATCTCTATCAAGCCCCAAAGGaagggaacagagagggagacactCTACCCAATACTACAACTGAACAGATAAAAACAGAACCTGATGGAGAAGACTACAGAGAATCCGAACCAACCAGTGATTCTCAGACCCTCTCTGCAGTAAATCCAGACTGTTCTGCGGCTCAGAGTGAAAACTCTGAAAGTGTTCATAGTATTAAAAATGCAGGAGCTCCTTCAGGTTTTAAGCCAGTCAAATCAAAGAGAAAACGGATGGTAAAAATCCAAAGTTCCTATATCAATACTAAGGTTAGAAAATCCATAGAGTTATCTAACCTGAAATCATCCAGTCAAAGTAATGCTGCTGCTTCTTGTTGTAAGGTGTGTGGCAAGTCTTTTCTTTACATGGGTTCATTATTGAAACATGTGCAAACTCATATAAAAGATCAAGAACATCTTTGTGGTGTGTGTGGAATGCGTTTTCAGTCACAACAAAGTATGATAGATCACCACCAAACTCACATCGGAGCTAGGTTTTCTTGTCAGGTTTGTAGTAAATGTTTCACTACGGAATATGATATGTCAGTGCACATGAGGATCCACACAGATGAGAAAGAATATCAATGCCCTGATTGTGGCAAAAGCTACACTCAGTTTGGATATCTACAAGTACACATGAGGagccacacaggggagaaacctccATTTCCCTGCCCTGATTGTGACAAAGGATTCCACCGGAGTGACCATCTAAAGAGACACATGAGAAGCCACACAGAAGAGAAGCTATACCAGTGCCGTGATTGTGGCAAAGGATTTAGCACTGCTAGCAATCTGAAAACCCACTTAAAGATCCACATAGGGGATAAGTCGTACCACTGTCGTGAATGTGGCAAACAATTCATTTCCAATGGTGAACTAAAAAGGCACATAAGgattcacacaggggagaaatcaTTCCGCTGCCCTGATTGTGGAACAGGTTTCAGTCAGAATCACCATCTGAAAAGACACATGGGGACCCACACTAGGGAGAAAGCAAAGGGTTATTCCAGAAAGCAAGATCAATGA